The window TTTTGACGCCATGGCCTTCCCCGTTACGCATTGCAGCGAGCAATTTGGAGAAGGGCGGCGGGGGGGAGGGCGCATACAAAAAAAGCACGGATGCGACCATCCGTGCTTTTAAGGAAGCCAGGCACCCACAAACAACTGTTACCGCTGCTCCCTCTCGGGCCTGACGGGGTTGGCAGCGCTTATGCCACCCGGCTTCCTTTTTCGCTTCCCTGACTCTCTCTACTGGAAAATCTGGATACACCGTTATTGCGCATGAAAAGTAATGCGCACCGTCCAATCCTTCCATTTAGCAAATGAATGCCGCCCTGTCCACAGTTTGCGAGCTCAATTTGCAGGCTCTCACGGTTTATCCTGCCTGATCAGGGTTGCCGGCTCATGCCAAATAAACAAAGAATTGACCCCCAAACAAACCCGGCTTAGGGTGCCGTTTTTCATTGATTAGGGTGCAGGTTTGAGCACTGTTTCCTTGAGCAGTTTCAGACGGTAACGCAAGCAATTTTTTGGAGGCTATGCCATGCACGATGTGGACTTTGAGACCCGGGTCGTCACCCGTGGCCGCCAGTTTTTCGGCTCCATTCAGGGAGAAGCTCCCAGCGTCTTCAACAAAGGATTCTGGACCGGTAAGGTCATGGATTGGGCCATGCGGAACGAGGATTTCAAGGTCCAGTTGTTCCGCTTCGTGGACGTCCTCCCCTATCTGAACACTTCCGAATCCCTGCAACGGCACATTGAAGAGTATTTTTCCGGGCAGGGCAGCGGGGACATCCCGGCAGTTCTGAAATGGGGTGCGGAAAAGTCCGGTGGAGGGTTGTTTGGCTCCTTCGCGGCCAAGGCCATGGGCAAAATTATCCGCTCCAACATTGAGGGCATGGCCCGGCAGTTCATCATCGGTCAGAATACCAAAGAGGCGATTGCCAGCCTGCAGAAGATGCGTAAAGACGGCTTCGCCTTCACCGTGGACCTGTTGGGCGAGGCTACGGTTAGCGAACCAGAGGCTCAAGCCTACATGGATGGGTACATGGAGCTGTTGGACGCCTTGGCCAAGGTCCAATCCTCCTGGAAGCCGCTTGCCTCCCCCGGCGGGGCCTCTCCGGATCTGGACTGGGGACATACGCCCCGGCTGAATGTCTCCATCAAGCCCTCGGCTCTTTACTCCCAGGCCAAGGCCGTGGACGTGGAGGACACGGTGCAAGGCATCCTCTCCCGGTTGCGGCCCATCTATGCCAAGGTCAAGGAACTGGGCGGCGCGCTGTGCATTGATATGGAATCCCTGAAGTTCAAGGAAGCCACCCTGGAGCTGTTCAAGCGGCTGCGTGCCGAGCCGGAGTTCCGGGACTATCCGCACCTGAGCATCGTGCTGCAATCCTACCTGCGCTGCACGGATGAGGATCTGCGAGCGTTGATCGACTGGACCACGACCCAGAATCTGCCCATCGGCATTCGCCTGGTCAAAGGCGCGTACTGGGACCAGGAAACCATCGTCGCGGTCCAGAACGGCTGGCCCGTGCCGGTCTGGACCAAAAAGCCGGAGACCGACGCGGCTTTTGAGCGCCATGCCCGGATGATCCTGGAGCAGCACAAGCTGATCTATTTCCAGTGCGGCTCCCACAACATCCGTTCCATTGCCATGGTCATGGAAACGGCCAAGGATCTTGGAGTCGCTCCGGAGCGCTATGAATTCCAGGTGCTCTACGGCATGGCCGAACCGGTGCGCAAAGGACTGAAGAACGTGGCTGACCGGGTCCGGCTCTACTGCCCCTACGGCGAGCTGTTGCCGGGCATGGCCTACCTGGTTCGCCGACTGTTGGAGAATACAGCCAACGAATCCTTCCTGAAGCAGAGCTTCGCGGATCAGGCGGACATGGACCGGCTTCTGGAAAATCCCCTCACAACCTTGGAACGGGACAACTCCGGGACCGTTTCGCCGCGGCCCGCCATGCCCGGTACATCCACGGGCAAGCCCCTGAATGCCTCCGGCTTCAAGAATATGTCCTTGGTGGATTTTACCGTGCCCGAGGCCAGGAGCGCTTTTCCGGAGGCCATCGCGGCGGTTCGTGGGCAAAAGGGCAAAAACTGGCCGCTGTTTATCGGCGGCAAGGATGTGCCGACGCAGGACCTGATTGCCTCCTACAACCCGGCCGATCCGGATGAGATCCTGGGACAGGTCTGTCAGGCGGGCAGGGAAGAGGTGGACCAGGCTTTGGATGCCGCCCGCAAGGCCTTGCCGGGCTGGCGGGATACGTCCCCCGAGGAGCGGGCCAGGTTCCTTTTCAAGGCCGCGGACGTTTGCCGCCGCAGGGTTTTTGAGCTGTCCGCCTGGCAGGTGCTGGAGGTGGGCAAGCAATGGGACCAAGCCTATAACGACGTGGCCGAGGCCGTGGACTTTTTGGAATATTACGCCAGAGAAATGATCCGCCTGGGGGTCCCGCGCAGAATGGGCAACGCTCCGGGCGAGGTCAACGAGCTGTTTTATCAACCCAAAGGCATCGCCGCGGTCATCGCGCCCTGGAACTTCCCTTTTGCCATTTCCATGGGCATGGTTTCCGCGGCCATCGTCACCGGCAATCCGGTGATCTACAAACCCTCTTCCCTGTCCTCCCTGGTGGGCTATGGCCTGGTGGAGGTGTTCCGGGAGATCGGCCTGCCGCAGGGCGTCTTCAACTATTGCCCGGGCCGCAGCCGGGTGATGGGCGACTATCTGGTGGAACACCCTGACGTCAGTGTGATCGCCTTCACCGGTTCCGTGGAGGTGGGGCTGCGGATCATCGAAAAGGCGGCCAAGGTCCATCCGGGCCAGGACCAGTGCAAGCGGGTTATCGCCGAAATGGGCGGCAAGAACGCCATCATCATCGACGACGACGCGGATCTGGACGAGGCCGTGCCCCAGGTGCTTTACTCGGCCTTCGGCTTCCAGGGCCAGAAATGCTCGGCCTGTTCCCGGGTCATCGTCCTGGACGCCATCTATGAACGGTTCATGACCCGGCTGCGCGAGGCGGCCCTGTCCGTGAAGATCGGCCCCAGCGAGCACCCCGGCAACTACATGGGGCCGGTGGTGGACCTGGGCCAGCAGAAAAATGTGCAAGCGGCCATCGAAACGGCCAGCCAGGAGGGTCGGATCGTGGTCCAGCGCGAGGTGCCGGAAAAGGGCTGCTTCGTGCCCCTAACCATTGTCGAGGGCATCCGGCCCGAGCACCGCACGGCCCAGGAGGAAATCTTCGGACCGGTGCTGGCCGTGATGCGGGCCAAGGACTTCACCGAGGCCCTGGACATGGCCAACAACTCCCGCTTCGCCCTGACCGGCGGCGTGTTTTCCCGCAGCCCGAAGCGTCTGGAGCAGGCCAAGCGCGAATTCCGCGTGGGCAACCTGTACTTGAACCGGAACAACACCGGCGCCCTGGTCTATCGCCAACCCTTCGGCGGCTTCAAGATGTCCGGCGTGGGCTCCAAGGCCGGTGGGCCTGACTATCTGATCCAGTTTCTGGATCCGCGAGTGGTCACCGAAAACACCATGCGCCGCGGCTTTGCCCCCATTGCCGGCGATGACGAGTGGGTGGGTTAGACAGCCTTGGACAATTACTTTGCTTGGAAAGGTGCACATTATGCCAATGACTATCGAAATACCCGACGACATCATGGCAACTGTAAAGTTTCCTCCTGATAGGGCCAGGGAGGAATTGCTGAAGGAAATAGCGTTTTCATTTTATGAACGAAAAATTCTTTCCATGGGCAGTGCGAGAAAGCTTTCAGGGCTTGACAAATGGGCCTTTATCGATGGACTCGCGGCAAGAAAGATCGAGCGACACTATAGTGAAGAAGAACTTCTCGAAGATATAAGTTATGCTGACGGTCAGTAATTCGTCGCCGATTATTCACCTCACGAAGATCGGTTTGCATGGATTGCTGCGAGATCTGTTTCATCAGATATGCGTTCCTGAGCAAGTTTTTGAAGAATGTACACAATCCATTCACCACCAGAATGAAGTATCTCTGATCAAGAAAGCGGAGTGGATTTGTGTTGAATCGGTAAATAATACAAGGCTTTTTCATTTATTGCATGCTGATGTTGATGCCGGAGAGGCGGAGGCATTGGTTCTACGATCAGGAAGCACGGTTCAAGGCAAGAAAAATGGGGCTATCTGTTACAGGAACAGTCGGTGTGCTCCTGGTGGCCAAAAAGAAAGGCTTGATTACGTCATTCAGTGAATCCATGCACCAATTGCAAAATACGGGCTTTTGGATTTCTCCGAAATTGATGCACAAACTTTTGGCGGTTGACTGTGCGGGATAGAAAGCGCTGCTTGGAAAAACTTGAGGAAAGCTTATGTCCAATTCCATGGAAAAAATGATGATTGCCGTGTTTGGCCAGGACCGCCCGGGGATTGTGGCCCGGATTTCCGGTTTGCTGGCCGACATGGGCTGCAATATCGAAGATGCCACGCAGACTATTTTGCATGGCCGGTTCGCCGGAATGTTCGTGACCCTGCCGGTTCAGGAGAGCCTGGACCGTGAAGGAATACTGCGCGCCCTGGAAGAAGGCTTTCAGGGGGAGGAGCTGACCTTTTGGGTTTCGTCCTTGGAAGAAGCAACCCCGACGAAGCCGGCCCAGGAGGCGACGGATCCGTTTGTTATCACCACCATCGGCCCGGACCAACTCGGGTTGGTCGCCGGCGTGACCGGGGTTCTGGCTCATTTCGGTGTGAACATCACGGCGTTGCGGGCCAATGTGCGAACCGAGGATGTATCTCAATGGGTGATGATCTATGAGGTGGACGTGCCAAAAGCACTGGACCGCCGCCGTTTCCGGGAAGCGCTCTACGGCAAGGCCCAGGAACTCGATCAGCGTCTCAGCCTGCAGCACCGCGATATTTTTGAAACTGTGCATCGGGTTTGATGTCATTGCTCATCAGTTTGGTCGTGCCCGTCCACGTTCACGTAATCGAAA of the Desulfonatronum thioautotrophicum genome contains:
- a CDS encoding DUF3368 domain-containing protein — its product is MGLSVTGTVGVLLVAKKKGLITSFSESMHQLQNTGFWISPKLMHKLLAVDCAG
- a CDS encoding UPF0175 family protein, producing the protein MPMTIEIPDDIMATVKFPPDRAREELLKEIAFSFYERKILSMGSARKLSGLDKWAFIDGLAARKIERHYSEEELLEDISYADGQ
- the pruA gene encoding L-glutamate gamma-semialdehyde dehydrogenase, whose amino-acid sequence is MHDVDFETRVVTRGRQFFGSIQGEAPSVFNKGFWTGKVMDWAMRNEDFKVQLFRFVDVLPYLNTSESLQRHIEEYFSGQGSGDIPAVLKWGAEKSGGGLFGSFAAKAMGKIIRSNIEGMARQFIIGQNTKEAIASLQKMRKDGFAFTVDLLGEATVSEPEAQAYMDGYMELLDALAKVQSSWKPLASPGGASPDLDWGHTPRLNVSIKPSALYSQAKAVDVEDTVQGILSRLRPIYAKVKELGGALCIDMESLKFKEATLELFKRLRAEPEFRDYPHLSIVLQSYLRCTDEDLRALIDWTTTQNLPIGIRLVKGAYWDQETIVAVQNGWPVPVWTKKPETDAAFERHARMILEQHKLIYFQCGSHNIRSIAMVMETAKDLGVAPERYEFQVLYGMAEPVRKGLKNVADRVRLYCPYGELLPGMAYLVRRLLENTANESFLKQSFADQADMDRLLENPLTTLERDNSGTVSPRPAMPGTSTGKPLNASGFKNMSLVDFTVPEARSAFPEAIAAVRGQKGKNWPLFIGGKDVPTQDLIASYNPADPDEILGQVCQAGREEVDQALDAARKALPGWRDTSPEERARFLFKAADVCRRRVFELSAWQVLEVGKQWDQAYNDVAEAVDFLEYYAREMIRLGVPRRMGNAPGEVNELFYQPKGIAAVIAPWNFPFAISMGMVSAAIVTGNPVIYKPSSLSSLVGYGLVEVFREIGLPQGVFNYCPGRSRVMGDYLVEHPDVSVIAFTGSVEVGLRIIEKAAKVHPGQDQCKRVIAEMGGKNAIIIDDDADLDEAVPQVLYSAFGFQGQKCSACSRVIVLDAIYERFMTRLREAALSVKIGPSEHPGNYMGPVVDLGQQKNVQAAIETASQEGRIVVQREVPEKGCFVPLTIVEGIRPEHRTAQEEIFGPVLAVMRAKDFTEALDMANNSRFALTGGVFSRSPKRLEQAKREFRVGNLYLNRNNTGALVYRQPFGGFKMSGVGSKAGGPDYLIQFLDPRVVTENTMRRGFAPIAGDDEWVG
- a CDS encoding glycine cleavage system protein R encodes the protein MSNSMEKMMIAVFGQDRPGIVARISGLLADMGCNIEDATQTILHGRFAGMFVTLPVQESLDREGILRALEEGFQGEELTFWVSSLEEATPTKPAQEATDPFVITTIGPDQLGLVAGVTGVLAHFGVNITALRANVRTEDVSQWVMIYEVDVPKALDRRRFREALYGKAQELDQRLSLQHRDIFETVHRV